The following proteins are encoded in a genomic region of Bacillus sp. FJAT-22090:
- a CDS encoding tetratricopeptide repeat protein, translating into MNKKRKKDLKENIISFLPTGDYYYKKALGELQKEQYNKAHKYLKRAVELSPNDASILLQYAILQMELDNFEKAHELLREANVLNPTEPEIVFLLAEVNAHLGNFVDANRFAREYLEMDIQGEYTEEAMEIVDFTEQDNLELLDIDSPSSEALFQQEKSRRLMEEGKFNEAVELLESIITDNPEFWAAYNNLALAYFYIGEEEQAKALLHQVLTENRGNIHALCNLAVIHYYEKNTEELEGITSILSKINPYFVEHRYKLGATFALIGKYDEAYKWLRSLQRKGFEGDPGFYFWLSHSAYFAGHEEVARNAWKALLKLDPEKAGFEPWLPQMKDINSDGSEHQREFILEKLQNKHVSERIFGFYLLGKSKHRQEIISHPQWIKVEELTTMEKLFLAQSLGHSFDEKSVAEKAFMRAIAATDLLYEKYKPLTQTATYIFQMWFVLVERALEKGYGFKNPKALAAATEYMFESSRSKNVTKKYYADQYGITTNTLTKYVNELMQFLPLFDA; encoded by the coding sequence TTGAATAAAAAACGTAAAAAGGATTTAAAAGAAAATATTATTTCGTTTTTGCCAACTGGCGATTACTACTATAAAAAAGCATTAGGTGAACTTCAAAAAGAACAATATAATAAAGCACATAAATATTTGAAAAGAGCAGTTGAGTTAAGTCCGAATGACGCATCTATATTATTGCAATACGCAATACTACAAATGGAATTAGATAATTTCGAAAAGGCACATGAACTTTTAAGAGAGGCTAATGTGCTTAACCCAACGGAGCCAGAAATTGTCTTCCTCCTTGCAGAAGTAAATGCCCATTTAGGAAACTTTGTGGATGCAAATCGTTTTGCTAGAGAATATTTAGAAATGGATATTCAAGGTGAATATACAGAAGAAGCAATGGAGATTGTGGATTTTACGGAACAAGATAACTTAGAGCTACTAGATATCGACAGTCCTTCTAGTGAAGCACTTTTTCAACAAGAAAAATCCCGCCGATTGATGGAAGAAGGAAAGTTTAATGAAGCGGTAGAATTACTTGAATCGATTATTACCGATAATCCAGAGTTTTGGGCAGCGTATAATAATTTAGCATTAGCTTATTTTTATATTGGGGAAGAGGAACAAGCAAAAGCTTTGCTCCATCAGGTATTAACTGAAAATAGAGGGAATATTCATGCGCTTTGTAACTTGGCAGTCATCCATTATTATGAAAAAAATACGGAGGAATTAGAAGGAATTACAAGTATTCTTTCGAAAATAAATCCTTATTTTGTGGAGCATCGATATAAGCTAGGGGCTACTTTTGCGTTAATCGGAAAGTATGATGAAGCTTATAAATGGTTAAGAAGTTTACAGCGTAAGGGGTTCGAAGGAGATCCTGGGTTTTATTTTTGGCTTTCTCATTCTGCATATTTTGCTGGACATGAGGAAGTTGCCCGAAATGCATGGAAAGCCTTACTAAAGTTAGATCCAGAAAAAGCAGGATTTGAACCTTGGTTGCCTCAGATGAAGGATATAAATAGTGATGGTTCAGAACATCAAAGAGAGTTTATATTGGAAAAACTTCAAAATAAACATGTAAGTGAACGCATTTTTGGTTTTTATCTACTGGGAAAATCAAAGCATCGCCAAGAAATAATATCTCATCCCCAATGGATTAAAGTAGAAGAATTGACGACGATGGAAAAATTGTTCTTGGCACAATCATTAGGACATTCTTTTGATGAAAAATCGGTTGCTGAAAAAGCATTTATGCGAGCGATTGCGGCAACTGATTTATTGTATGAAAAATATAAACCTCTTACTCAGACTGCTACGTACATTTTTCAAATGTGGTTCGTGTTAGTTGAACGAGCTCTTGAAAAAGGTTATGGGTTTAAAAATCCTAAAGCGTTGGCAGCTGCAACGGAATATATGTTTGAATCTTCACGTTCTAAAAATGTGACAAAAAAGTATTATGCTGACCAGTATGGAATAACAACTAACACACTAACAAAGTATGTGAATGAATTAATGCAATTTCTACCGCTTTTTGATGCTTAA
- the trxB gene encoding thioredoxin-disulfide reductase → MTEEKIYDVIIIGAGPAGMTAAVYTSRANLSTLMIERGIPGGQMANTEEVENYPGFETILGPELSTKMFEHAKKFGAEYAYGDVAEIIDGTEYKTVKVSGKEYKALAVIISSGAEYKKMGIPGETELGGRGVSYCAVCDGAFFKGKNLVVVGGGDSAVEEGAFLTKFAEKVTIVHRRDELRAQKILQDRAFANEKIDFIWNTTLKEIHGKDGKVASVTLVSTVDGSEREFETDGVFVYVGMLPLTKPFNNLGILNENGYIVTNEKMETSIPGIFGAGDVREKMLRQIVTATGDGSIAAQSAQHYIENLKDKNVTNA, encoded by the coding sequence ATGACGGAAGAAAAAATTTATGACGTAATAATAATCGGAGCTGGACCTGCCGGAATGACTGCTGCAGTTTATACATCACGCGCAAATCTGTCGACATTAATGATTGAACGTGGGATACCAGGTGGACAAATGGCGAATACAGAAGAAGTCGAAAATTATCCAGGTTTTGAAACTATTTTGGGACCAGAACTTTCGACAAAAATGTTTGAGCATGCAAAAAAATTCGGAGCAGAGTATGCATACGGTGATGTTGCAGAAATAATCGATGGTACTGAATACAAAACTGTTAAAGTTAGTGGAAAAGAATATAAAGCATTAGCAGTAATTATTTCTTCTGGTGCTGAATATAAGAAAATGGGAATTCCAGGAGAAACTGAACTAGGTGGACGTGGAGTAAGTTATTGTGCAGTATGTGATGGCGCATTCTTTAAAGGGAAAAACCTAGTTGTTGTAGGCGGGGGAGATTCTGCTGTTGAAGAAGGGGCATTTTTAACGAAATTTGCCGAAAAAGTAACTATAGTTCACCGTCGCGATGAGCTACGTGCACAAAAAATCTTACAGGATCGTGCTTTTGCAAATGAGAAGATTGATTTTATTTGGAATACGACTCTAAAAGAGATTCATGGAAAAGATGGCAAAGTAGCAAGTGTAACTTTAGTTTCGACTGTTGATGGTTCTGAAAGAGAATTTGAAACCGATGGGGTTTTTGTTTATGTAGGAATGTTACCATTAACGAAACCATTTAATAATCTAGGGATTTTAAATGAAAATGGCTATATCGTGACAAATGAAAAGATGGAAACATCTATTCCAGGTATTTTCGGAGCAGGGGATGTACGTGAAAAAATGCTTCGCCAAATTGTCACGGCAACAGGAGATGGAAGTATCGCTGCTCAGTCCGCACAACATTATATCGAGAATCTAAAAGATAAGAATGTTACAAATGCTTAA
- a CDS encoding NUDIX domain-containing protein has product MQRIANLLVYKNGQVLLLKKPRRNWYVAPGGKMEQGESILSAAVREYTEETNTTPIHPHLKGIYTMVIEEDGEQIDEWMLFTFIARDLEGTPYKETKEGVLEWHPVEDLQVLPMAEGDRTNLLFAVKEHGVQYGTFVYTPEFTLLKETIQQSSEGEVNNG; this is encoded by the coding sequence GTGCAACGAATCGCAAATCTACTCGTATATAAAAATGGGCAAGTTCTTTTATTAAAAAAGCCTAGAAGAAACTGGTATGTTGCTCCGGGAGGTAAAATGGAGCAAGGTGAATCCATTCTTAGTGCCGCCGTCCGAGAGTATACAGAAGAAACGAATACTACTCCAATCCATCCACATTTAAAAGGTATTTATACAATGGTGATTGAAGAGGATGGAGAACAAATCGATGAATGGATGCTCTTCACCTTTATTGCAAGAGACTTAGAAGGAACACCCTATAAAGAAACAAAAGAAGGTGTTCTCGAATGGCATCCAGTAGAAGATTTACAAGTCTTGCCTATGGCGGAAGGAGATCGTACGAATCTACTTTTTGCTGTTAAAGAACACGGAGTTCAATATGGAACATTTGTGTACACGCCAGAATTTACCCTACTAAAAGAAACGATTCAGCAATCATCGGAGGGAGAAGTAAATAATGGATAG
- the rapZ gene encoding RNase adapter RapZ, producing MDSQQKLETEVVIITGMSGAGKTVAIQSFEDLGYYCIDNLPPELLGTFINLMMDSNKQPRNIAAVMDLRGGEMFNTLADSINSLQEATSVTPKVLFLDAQDEVLVRRYKETRRSHPLANSGLPLDGIKKERELLSDLKGRAQFIYNTSKMKPRELREKIQDEFSPKGSNVFTVNVMSFGFKHGLPIDADLVFDVRFLPNPYYIEELRLKSGLDEEVSGYVLKWVDTKTLIEKLTDLFQFMIPQYKREGKTQLVIAFGCTGGQHRSVTLAEYFGKLLKADDKTIITHRDVTIRKE from the coding sequence ATGGATAGTCAACAAAAGCTTGAAACAGAAGTAGTTATAATTACCGGTATGTCTGGAGCGGGGAAGACAGTAGCAATTCAAAGCTTTGAGGATCTTGGCTATTATTGTATCGATAATTTACCTCCTGAACTTTTAGGCACATTCATTAATCTAATGATGGATTCGAATAAACAGCCTCGCAATATTGCCGCAGTGATGGATTTGCGTGGGGGAGAAATGTTTAATACTTTAGCTGATTCGATTAACAGCTTACAAGAAGCAACGTCTGTAACTCCGAAAGTATTATTTTTAGATGCGCAAGATGAAGTATTAGTTAGGAGATATAAAGAAACGAGAAGATCTCATCCTCTAGCGAACTCTGGGCTTCCTTTAGATGGTATTAAAAAAGAAAGAGAATTACTTTCTGATTTAAAAGGAAGAGCACAATTCATCTATAATACATCAAAAATGAAACCACGAGAGCTACGTGAAAAAATACAAGATGAATTCTCACCAAAAGGAAGCAATGTTTTTACAGTCAATGTTATGTCATTTGGCTTTAAACATGGGCTTCCTATCGATGCGGATTTAGTATTTGATGTACGTTTTCTACCAAATCCATACTATATTGAAGAGTTGCGTTTAAAATCGGGACTGGATGAAGAAGTATCTGGTTACGTACTAAAATGGGTAGATACAAAAACGTTAATTGAAAAATTAACAGATTTGTTTCAATTCATGATTCCCCAATATAAACGAGAAGGCAAAACCCAGCTTGTAATTGCTTTCGGATGTACTGGAGGACAGCATCGCTCCGTAACTCTTGCCGAATATTTTGGGAAACTTTTAAAAGCAGATGACAAAACAATCATAACGCATAGAGACGTTACAATAAGAAAGGAATGA
- a CDS encoding gluconeogenesis factor YvcK family protein, whose amino-acid sequence MDRTKHHKKKIAIIGGGTGLSTLLRGLKKFPLDITAIVTVADDGGSSGRLRDNYDIPPPGDVRNVLAALSDVEPLVEEMFQYRFSDSSELEGHSLGNLMLAALTSITGDFANAIREMSHVLKVHGKVLPAANQIVTLHAEFEDKTIITGESKIPHYGHKIERVFITPSEVKPLPETIKIILEADIIAIGPGSLYTSILPNLLVKDIKNAIIQSKAKKVYICNLMTQAGETSNYSASDHVQALIDHVGENFLDTVLISKEEIPENVQFLYKQEKASPVKIDVEKLETLDIDIVKKDISVVYDGAVRHDAMEVAKWLVEYAG is encoded by the coding sequence ATGGATCGTACGAAACACCATAAAAAGAAAATAGCAATTATTGGTGGTGGTACGGGATTATCTACTTTACTTCGTGGTTTGAAGAAATTCCCGCTCGATATTACTGCAATTGTCACTGTGGCAGATGATGGAGGAAGTTCTGGGCGCTTACGGGATAATTATGATATTCCACCACCCGGTGATGTTCGAAATGTATTAGCTGCACTTTCAGATGTAGAGCCATTAGTAGAGGAAATGTTTCAGTATCGTTTTTCCGACTCAAGCGAATTAGAAGGTCATTCGTTAGGGAACTTAATGCTTGCGGCCTTAACTTCCATTACAGGAGACTTTGCAAATGCTATTCGAGAAATGAGTCATGTATTAAAAGTACACGGCAAGGTTCTTCCAGCGGCCAATCAAATTGTTACACTTCATGCAGAATTTGAAGATAAAACCATCATTACTGGGGAATCTAAAATCCCGCATTATGGACATAAGATTGAGAGAGTATTTATTACACCTTCCGAGGTGAAACCGTTACCGGAAACAATTAAAATTATTTTAGAGGCAGATATCATTGCTATAGGACCCGGTAGTTTATATACAAGTATTCTTCCTAATTTATTAGTAAAGGATATAAAGAATGCGATTATTCAATCTAAAGCAAAGAAAGTATACATTTGCAATTTGATGACGCAGGCAGGGGAAACGAGTAATTATTCGGCATCTGATCACGTGCAAGCACTTATTGATCATGTAGGAGAAAATTTTTTAGATACTGTATTAATTAGCAAGGAAGAAATTCCTGAAAATGTACAGTTTTTATATAAGCAAGAAAAAGCATCACCAGTGAAAATAGATGTAGAAAAGTTAGAAACATTAGACATAGACATCGTAAAAAAAGATATTTCAGTTGTGTATGATGGAGCAGTTCGTCATGATGCGATGGAAGTAGCAAAATGGCTAGTAGAATATGCTGGTTAA
- the whiA gene encoding DNA-binding protein WhiA produces MSFASETKKEMTQEESKPCCSKAELSALIRMNGSLSFSNKMLSLDVQTENAAIARRLYTLIKSLYPYQVELLVRKKMRLKKNNVYICRVREGAKNLLEDLKILKENFQFEYSISKELVKKNCCKRAYLRGAFLAGGSVNNPETSSYHLEIYSLYKTHSDALVELMNEFELNAKTIERKKGYIAYLKEAEKISDFFSIAGAHNALLKFEDVRIIRDMRNSVNRLVNCETANLNKTISAAIRQVENIRFIENTIGLDQLPDKLREIARLRVEYQDVTLKELGEMVSTGNVSKSGINHRLRKIDEIADALRRGETI; encoded by the coding sequence ATGTCGTTTGCTTCTGAAACAAAAAAAGAGATGACCCAGGAAGAGTCAAAGCCTTGTTGTTCAAAGGCTGAACTTTCTGCGCTTATTCGAATGAACGGTTCTTTATCGTTTAGCAATAAAATGCTAAGTTTGGACGTCCAAACTGAAAACGCAGCAATTGCTAGAAGACTATATACATTGATAAAATCATTATATCCCTATCAAGTAGAATTACTTGTTCGTAAAAAAATGAGATTGAAAAAGAATAATGTGTATATATGTCGTGTCCGTGAAGGGGCAAAGAACTTACTAGAGGACTTAAAAATTTTGAAAGAGAATTTTCAATTTGAGTATTCTATTTCAAAGGAACTGGTTAAAAAGAATTGCTGTAAGCGAGCTTATCTTAGAGGTGCTTTCTTAGCTGGTGGTTCTGTTAACAATCCAGAAACGTCTTCTTATCATTTGGAGATTTATTCATTATATAAAACACATAGTGATGCGTTAGTCGAACTAATGAATGAATTTGAGCTAAATGCAAAAACAATTGAACGGAAAAAAGGCTATATTGCTTATTTAAAGGAAGCAGAAAAAATTTCTGATTTCTTTAGCATTGCTGGCGCACATAATGCATTGTTAAAATTTGAGGATGTACGCATCATCCGAGATATGCGAAACAGTGTAAATCGTTTAGTTAACTGCGAAACAGCTAACCTCAATAAAACAATCAGTGCTGCAATTAGACAAGTTGAAAACATCCGATTTATTGAAAATACAATTGGATTAGATCAATTACCTGATAAATTAAGAGAGATTGCAAGGTTGCGTGTTGAATACCAAGATGTTACATTGAAAGAATTAGGTGAAATGGTTTCCACTGGAAATGTGAGTAAATCAGGAATAAATCATCGTTTGCGTAAAATAGATGAAATTGCAGACGCACTTCGTAGAGGCGAGACAATTTAG
- a CDS encoding HPr family phosphocarrier protein — protein sequence MTEKQVEVKLPAGLQARQAALFVQEANRYIADVYLEKDAKKVNAKSIMGIMSLAISKGITVTLSADGSDEEEAVEALAKFISHEN from the coding sequence ATGACAGAAAAACAAGTCGAAGTCAAATTACCAGCCGGACTACAAGCGAGACAGGCAGCTTTATTTGTCCAAGAGGCTAATCGTTATATTGCAGATGTTTATTTAGAAAAAGATGCGAAGAAAGTAAATGCAAAAAGTATCATGGGAATTATGAGCCTAGCTATCAGTAAAGGAATCACCGTAACATTGAGTGCAGATGGTTCGGACGAGGAAGAAGCAGTAGAAGCGTTAGCAAAATTTATTTCTCATGAAAATTAA
- the clpP gene encoding ATP-dependent Clp endopeptidase proteolytic subunit ClpP, translating to MNLIPTVIEQTNRGERAYDIYSRLLKDRIIMLGSGIDDNVANSIVAQLLFLEAEDPDKDISIYINSPGGSITAGMAIYDTMQFIKPDVQTICIGMAASMGAFLLTAGAKGKRYALPNAEVMIHQPLGGAQGQATEIEIAAKRILFLRDKLNNIISERTGQPIEVIARDTDRDNFMTAERAKEYGLIDHIIDRSEMKKA from the coding sequence ATGAATTTAATTCCTACAGTTATTGAACAAACAAATCGTGGAGAACGTGCATATGACATCTACTCCCGATTATTAAAAGACCGTATTATTATGCTTGGAAGCGGTATCGATGATAACGTGGCTAACTCCATTGTTGCCCAACTACTATTCTTAGAAGCAGAAGATCCAGATAAAGATATTTCCATCTATATTAATAGCCCAGGCGGAAGTATTACAGCTGGTATGGCCATCTATGATACAATGCAGTTCATCAAACCCGATGTACAAACAATCTGCATCGGTATGGCTGCTTCCATGGGTGCTTTCCTTCTTACAGCCGGGGCAAAAGGAAAACGCTATGCGCTTCCTAACGCTGAAGTAATGATTCACCAACCACTTGGTGGAGCACAAGGGCAAGCAACGGAAATTGAAATTGCTGCAAAACGCATTTTATTTTTACGTGATAAATTAAACAACATTATTTCTGAACGCACTGGTCAACCAATCGAAGTAATCGCTAGAGACACAGATCGTGATAATTTCATGACTGCTGAACGTGCAAAAGAATATGGTTTAATCGACCATATTATCGACCGTAGCGAAATGAAAAAAGCATAA